DNA from Aliarcobacter skirrowii CCUG 10374:
GCAAATATAGATAAAGATAATATTAAATTTAATATGTCTATTTATGTTGCTGGAACAGTTTTTGGAGGACTTGTTGGAAGAGTTTTTTCAGGGTTTATTGCAACAACTTTTTCTTATGAATATGTATTTTACTCTTTGTCATTTGCTATATTTATCTCTATTTTATTAATTAAAAAACTAAACTTTAATGGTGAAGCTAATATTATAAAACCAAAAATTTTAGATGTCTTAAACATATTAAAAGATAGAAGATTTGTAATAGTATATTTTGTAATGTTTTGTATATTTTTTGTATTCTCAGGTGTTTTAAATGTGCTTCCTTTTAGAGCAAAAGAGTTATCAAGTGATTTTTCTGAGTTTCAAATTGCTCTTTTATATTTAGGATATGGAATGGGAATTTTAGTATCATTAAACTCTAAAAAAATAGTAAATTTTTTCAAGGGTGAAATAAATACCATATTATATGCAACAATATTTTTTATCTTTACTATATCATCACTATTTATAGAAAATATTTTATATCTTTTTTTACTTCTATTTTTAGTTTGTATAGGAATGTTTACAGCTCATACAGTTAGCACTCAACTTGCAAACTCTATTCAAAAATCACAAAAATCTTTAACTTCTGGAATGTATTTAACCTTTTACTATCTAGGAGGAGCAACAGGCTCACTTGTTCCATCAATGATATACAAAGCATTTAATTGGAATATAATGCTAATTGTATTTGTGATTTTACTTTTAGTTGTAGCTTTAGTTGTAGCTTTAAACAAAGAACTTTTTAAAAATTTATAATTTTAAAAAAGGTATTAATTTTTCAATGCTAAGTCCCATAGCTGTAGTTTCAAGACCAGATACCTTTTTTATATAAGGTTTGCAAAAACCTTCAACCATAATTGCTCCTGCTTTTCCAAAGCACTCACCACTTTTTAAATAGTTTAAAAGATCATCTTCTTCAAATTTTTTAAACTCATAACTTGTAATAGATATATCAATTAACTCAATAGATTTTGATTTATAAATCATACAAGTAATTACAGAAGTTTTATTTCCACTTTGAAGTTCTAGCATATTTTTTGCATCTTCATAATCTTTTGCTTTTCTTAAAAGTTTACCTTCACAAGTTACTACACTATCAGCAACCAAAAGTGGTATTTCAATCCCATATCTATTATACAACTCATCAAATTTTCTCTTTGTAGCAGCATAGCAAAACTCTTTAGGATTTGAAGTTGTTATACTATCCTCATCAAAACTTCCACCACTTTGTATAAAATCAATCTTAAAATCTTTTAGTATCTTTGCTCTTGTTGGCGAATTTGAACCAAGTCTTATCAATTTTTTCCTTTTTTCCTTGAATTATACTAAGTTTTAATATA
Protein-coding regions in this window:
- a CDS encoding MFS transporter — protein: MKSNLLIIIYGLIVTMSVMYATQPLQPLLATKFEVTITEASLFTAVILFFLAVAPIIYGYILEKVCAKKMLINASIVLLITNIFLGLSNSYELFLFFRVCEALVIPAILTSLMSILANIDKDNIKFNMSIYVAGTVFGGLVGRVFSGFIATTFSYEYVFYSLSFAIFISILLIKKLNFNGEANIIKPKILDVLNILKDRRFVIVYFVMFCIFFVFSGVLNVLPFRAKELSSDFSEFQIALLYLGYGMGILVSLNSKKIVNFFKGEINTILYATIFFIFTISSLFIENILYLFLLLFLVCIGMFTAHTVSTQLANSIQKSQKSLTSGMYLTFYYLGGATGSLVPSMIYKAFNWNIMLIVFVILLLVVALVVALNKELFKNL
- the maf gene encoding septum formation inhibitor Maf codes for the protein MIRLGSNSPTRAKILKDFKIDFIQSGGSFDEDSITTSNPKEFCYAATKRKFDELYNRYGIEIPLLVADSVVTCEGKLLRKAKDYEDAKNMLELQSGNKTSVITCMIYKSKSIELIDISITSYEFKKFEEDDLLNYLKSGECFGKAGAIMVEGFCKPYIKKVSGLETTAMGLSIEKLIPFLKL